The Oceanisphaera avium genome includes a region encoding these proteins:
- a CDS encoding cytochrome b — protein MLGKFVNWIDERIPMTATYNKHVGQYPAPKNFNFWYFFGSLAMLVLVNQLLTGVWLTMNYNPSGEGAFASVEYIMRDVEYGWLLRYMHSTGASAFFVVVYMHMFRGLIYGSYQKPRELLWLFGMLIFLVLMAEAFMGYLLPWGQMSYWGAQVIISLFGAIPVIGDDLTLWIRGDYVISGATLNRFFALHVIALPLVLVILVFLHIVALHEVGSNNPDGIDIKKVKDEKGWPKDAIPFHPYYTVKDVVGVAGFLFIFAFFIFFMPDGGGYFLEAPNFEAANSLKTPEHIAPVWYFTPFYAILRAVPDKLTGVILMGLSIVVLFLLPWLDRCKVRSFRYRSKLHLLNITQFVICFFILGVLGTLPSTPVLTLVAQICSLGYFAFFVLLFFYSKNERTKPLPERVTF, from the coding sequence ATGCTGGGTAAATTCGTAAACTGGATCGACGAACGGATCCCGATGACGGCGACCTACAACAAGCACGTAGGTCAGTATCCGGCACCGAAAAACTTTAACTTCTGGTATTTCTTCGGCTCCCTAGCCATGTTAGTGCTGGTTAACCAACTGCTAACGGGTGTGTGGTTAACGATGAACTACAACCCCTCTGGTGAGGGCGCATTTGCCTCTGTTGAATACATAATGCGTGATGTGGAATACGGCTGGTTGCTGCGTTATATGCACAGTACTGGTGCCTCTGCTTTCTTCGTCGTTGTGTATATGCACATGTTTCGCGGCCTGATTTACGGCTCTTACCAAAAGCCCCGTGAATTGCTGTGGCTGTTCGGTATGTTAATCTTCTTGGTATTAATGGCCGAAGCCTTTATGGGCTACTTGCTACCTTGGGGACAGATGTCGTACTGGGGTGCACAGGTTATTATCTCACTCTTCGGTGCTATTCCGGTGATTGGCGATGATTTAACGCTGTGGATCCGCGGTGACTATGTTATCTCAGGTGCCACACTGAATCGTTTCTTTGCCTTACACGTTATCGCCTTGCCGTTAGTGTTAGTGATACTGGTGTTCTTACACATAGTAGCGCTGCACGAAGTGGGTTCAAACAATCCAGATGGTATCGATATTAAGAAAGTAAAAGACGAAAAAGGCTGGCCAAAAGATGCGATTCCGTTCCACCCTTACTACACAGTGAAAGACGTAGTCGGTGTCGCTGGCTTCTTGTTCATCTTTGCCTTCTTTATCTTCTTTATGCCTGATGGTGGTGGCTATTTCTTAGAAGCACCAAACTTTGAAGCGGCAAATAGTTTGAAGACACCAGAGCACATAGCTCCGGTATGGTACTTCACACCTTTCTACGCCATCTTGCGCGCGGTTCCTGATAAGCTAACGGGTGTTATCTTAATGGGGCTGTCGATTGTGGTGTTGTTCTTGCTGCCGTGGTTAGACCGCTGCAAGGTGCGCTCATTCCGCTACCGTAGCAAGCTGCATTTATTGAACATTACTCAGTTTGTAATCTGCTTCTTTATCTTAGGCGTGTTAGGTACTTTGCCTTCTACTCCGGTGTTGACGCTGGTTGCACAGATATGTTCATTAGGCTACTTCGCTTTCTTTGTACTGTTGTTCTTCTACAGTAAAAACGAAAGAACTAAGCCGCTGCCAGAGAGGGTCACATTCTAA
- a CDS encoding ClpXP protease specificity-enhancing factor produces MENLTPSRPYLLRAFYDWLLDNELTPHLLVNAVIPHTEVPQQYVKDDQIVLNIAPSAVVGLHMDNDAVSFSARFGGSPFQVYIPMAAVVSIQARENGAGTFFPPEDAYDAWLESVDADEALDSLSTTEPEDPPTPPKKGKPNLRVVK; encoded by the coding sequence ATGGAGAATCTGACACCCAGCCGTCCTTATTTGTTGCGTGCCTTTTATGATTGGTTATTAGATAACGAGCTGACTCCTCATTTATTGGTGAATGCCGTTATTCCTCATACTGAGGTGCCGCAGCAATATGTAAAAGATGACCAAATTGTGCTCAATATCGCACCGTCAGCGGTTGTTGGTCTACATATGGATAATGATGCGGTGAGTTTCAGCGCACGGTTTGGCGGCTCGCCCTTTCAGGTTTATATACCGATGGCAGCCGTGGTGTCGATTCAAGCGCGAGAAAACGGTGCTGGCACCTTTTTCCCGCCTGAAGATGCTTATGATGCTTGGTTAGAAAGTGTAGATGCCGATGAGGCACTAGATAGCCTGTCAACCACTGAGCCAGAGGATCCACCCACACCGCCTAAAAAAGGTAAGCCAAACTTACGAGTCGTTAAGTAG
- the sspA gene encoding stringent starvation protein SspA: protein MAVAANKRSIMTLFSGAEDIYSHQVRIVLAEKGVSVEITQVELDALPEDMLELNAYGTLPTLVDRELVLYESDIIMEYLDERFPHPPLMPVYPVARGNSRLMMHRIKQDWYSLVERIQRNEKADEARKELREALLAVAPVFAEYPYFMSEEFSLVDCYMAPLLWRLPSLGIELSGRGAKELKGYMIRLFERESYQASMTEAERDIGGKI, encoded by the coding sequence ATGGCAGTTGCGGCTAATAAACGCTCTATCATGACGCTATTTTCGGGTGCGGAAGATATTTACAGCCATCAAGTACGTATTGTATTGGCGGAGAAAGGGGTGAGTGTAGAAATCACTCAAGTAGAATTAGATGCCCTTCCTGAAGATATGCTCGAGCTCAATGCTTACGGAACGCTACCGACTTTAGTCGATCGCGAGCTAGTACTGTATGAGTCTGACATTATCATGGAATACTTGGATGAGCGCTTTCCTCACCCGCCTCTAATGCCAGTTTATCCGGTCGCGCGGGGCAACAGTCGCCTAATGATGCACCGTATTAAACAAGACTGGTATTCATTGGTAGAGCGCATTCAGCGTAATGAAAAAGCCGATGAAGCTCGCAAAGAGTTGCGCGAGGCCTTATTGGCAGTAGCACCGGTATTTGCTGAATATCCTTACTTTATGAGTGAAGAGTTTAGCTTGGTGGATTGCTACATGGCGCCGCTATTATGGCGTTTGCCATCGCTCGGTATTGAGCTTTCTGGACGGGGTGCAAAAGAGCTGAAAGGCTACATGATACGTTTGTTTGAGCGTGAGTCGTATCAAGCTTCAATGACGGAAGCTGAGCGCGATATTGGCGGTAAGATTTAA
- a CDS encoding D-sedoheptulose-7-phosphate isomerase: MQDEIKASFTESIQTKIAAAEALPDDILAAAQMMVMCLLNGNKLLVCGNGGSNALAQLFVSELINRYETERPALPAICLTLDTSSISAIAVDQHFDEAYGRQIRALGQEGDVLVVISTTGNSRNLIKAAEAALSRDMTIVALTGKDGGELAGLLGPNDVEIRVPALRAPRIHEVNLLTLHCLCDLIDRTLFPQEEDDS; this comes from the coding sequence ATGCAAGACGAGATTAAAGCCAGCTTTACCGAGAGCATTCAAACCAAAATTGCGGCAGCCGAAGCCTTACCCGATGATATTTTAGCGGCAGCCCAAATGATGGTGATGTGCTTATTAAATGGCAATAAGTTACTGGTGTGTGGCAACGGCGGCTCTAATGCCCTAGCACAATTATTTGTTAGCGAGTTGATTAACCGCTACGAAACAGAGCGCCCTGCACTGCCAGCAATTTGCTTAACACTCGATACCAGCAGTATTAGCGCGATTGCGGTGGACCAGCACTTTGATGAAGCTTATGGCCGCCAAATTCGCGCCCTCGGCCAAGAAGGTGACGTCTTAGTCGTTATCTCTACCACGGGCAATAGCCGTAACCTAATTAAAGCCGCAGAAGCCGCGCTGAGCCGGGATATGACCATAGTGGCGCTTACGGGTAAAGACGGCGGCGAGCTCGCTGGATTATTGGGCCCTAACGATGTAGAAATTCGCGTCCCGGCACTACGCGCGCCCCGTATTCATGAGGTGAACTTACTCACCTTACATTGTTTGTGTGACTTAATTGATCGCACTCTCTTTCCTCAAGAAGAAGATGACTCATGA
- a CDS encoding BON domain-containing protein: MKAKLITTLSLSLLLQGCAGVLLAGAGTGVASLTDRRAVSTQVSDHAIDVRATHRLSTTQPLAEKSRVVVITTKGKSLLLGQTPTPELSQQAEEIVKDIPGVEEVFNELRITPPLDITARSQDSVLTSKVKSTLLAEKNIDGTKVKVVTEAHEVFLIGLVTQKEADIAVKLARNVSGVKRVITVFEFIQAAP, translated from the coding sequence ATGAAAGCTAAATTAATCACCACTCTCTCACTCTCTTTATTATTACAAGGCTGTGCTGGCGTACTGTTAGCCGGTGCCGGCACTGGCGTAGCTTCACTGACCGACCGACGCGCAGTGTCCACGCAAGTCAGTGATCATGCCATAGATGTACGCGCCACTCACCGCTTAAGCACCACTCAACCTCTAGCGGAAAAAAGCCGAGTGGTCGTGATCACCACTAAAGGTAAAAGTTTACTGCTTGGGCAAACGCCTACTCCGGAGTTAAGCCAACAGGCAGAAGAAATAGTGAAAGATATTCCGGGTGTGGAAGAGGTGTTTAATGAGTTGCGTATTACTCCCCCGCTGGATATTACTGCGCGTAGCCAAGACTCAGTGTTAACTTCGAAGGTTAAAAGTACGCTATTAGCAGAAAAAAATATCGATGGCACTAAAGTAAAAGTGGTCACTGAAGCGCACGAGGTATTCTTGATTGGCTTAGTGACCCAAAAAGAAGCAGATATCGCCGTTAAACTGGCAAGAAATGTGTCTGGTGTAAAACGGGTTATTACCGTGTTTGAATTTATTCAAGCCGCGCCCTAA
- a CDS encoding penicillin-binding protein activator has protein sequence MVSQPLPDAPPKMFGTLELSAEQYLKYAHKASPKDAFSWQVLAIRTWLQEKELAKATKQLTQLRSSATPEQTPVIDLLAAELALANNDAQQAQQLLEAINRDSLKPSALNYYFLQQAHRFEQQHKPIAAADMLVARHEKLAGARQQANLERIYALLAPLSSESLHEALNEEYQDDTQGWLRLMAILNSPTSNNKQRDWQLNSWRSSYPKHPGGYYLPEDLERTPTLTTYQPSHIAVLLPLSGQLASQADAIRNGILQAHQGQSSTLSFFDTATDMSRLYQELQSAGADFIIGPLLKDNIAALDILDPAMPQLALNRPPNNQELAHRYYFALSPESEAAEGALHLWEQGHRQPLVFAPGNALGKRSAAEFNRRWQQLSGQPARVAYFSSKQAIEADVRRALNTSAPKNTDGDAIASGAIDSVFMASNATETRFILPYFDFVRDSRKQRLPTYVTSRSFIPGGQAPMKELNGVMLADMPWIFDQEDPLRATVELQWPNSSSSWLRLFALGYDALSLLPRLPELSTQGGAVPGLTGDLSVNEQGVIERRLQWMEYQDGDWQIEGMAAPDAAGEDFSLDPELEAELKEELKQNAR, from the coding sequence ATGGTTTCACAACCCCTACCAGATGCGCCGCCTAAGATGTTTGGCACGCTGGAATTAAGTGCTGAGCAATATCTTAAGTATGCGCACAAGGCCTCGCCAAAGGATGCCTTTAGCTGGCAGGTACTCGCCATTCGCACTTGGTTACAAGAAAAGGAGCTAGCAAAAGCCACTAAACAGCTCACCCAATTACGAAGCTCAGCCACGCCAGAGCAAACTCCCGTTATTGATTTACTCGCAGCAGAGCTAGCACTGGCAAATAATGATGCCCAGCAAGCACAGCAGCTCTTAGAAGCGATTAACCGCGACTCGCTTAAGCCCAGTGCGCTAAATTATTATTTTTTACAACAAGCCCATCGCTTTGAGCAACAACATAAGCCCATTGCCGCCGCCGATATGTTGGTAGCACGGCATGAGAAATTAGCAGGAGCAAGACAGCAGGCGAACCTAGAGCGTATTTATGCGCTACTCGCGCCGCTCTCTAGCGAAAGCTTACATGAGGCGTTAAACGAAGAGTATCAAGACGATACTCAGGGTTGGTTACGCTTAATGGCGATTTTAAACTCCCCCACTAGCAATAACAAACAGCGCGATTGGCAACTCAATTCATGGCGTAGCAGTTATCCCAAGCACCCTGGAGGATATTATTTGCCAGAGGATTTAGAGCGCACGCCCACGCTCACTACTTATCAGCCAAGCCATATTGCGGTGTTACTGCCCTTAAGTGGTCAGTTAGCCAGCCAAGCGGACGCCATTCGTAATGGCATTTTGCAGGCGCATCAAGGTCAAAGCTCTACCCTGAGCTTCTTTGATACCGCCACAGACATGAGTCGGCTTTACCAAGAGCTACAAAGTGCAGGCGCCGATTTTATTATTGGTCCATTACTAAAAGATAATATTGCGGCACTGGATATATTAGATCCCGCCATGCCGCAGTTGGCGCTAAATCGCCCGCCTAATAACCAAGAGTTAGCGCATCGCTATTACTTTGCCTTATCTCCGGAAAGTGAAGCGGCAGAAGGCGCACTGCATCTGTGGGAGCAAGGCCATCGTCAACCTTTAGTCTTTGCTCCTGGTAATGCCTTAGGTAAACGCAGTGCAGCCGAATTTAACCGTCGCTGGCAACAACTCAGTGGCCAGCCGGCACGCGTCGCTTACTTTAGTAGTAAGCAAGCCATAGAAGCGGATGTGCGCCGCGCACTCAATACCTCAGCCCCCAAAAATACTGACGGCGATGCTATCGCCAGTGGCGCTATCGACTCAGTATTTATGGCCTCTAACGCCACTGAAACGCGCTTTATTTTGCCCTACTTTGACTTTGTACGAGATAGCCGCAAACAACGCCTCCCTACCTACGTCACTTCGCGCAGCTTTATTCCAGGTGGGCAAGCACCGATGAAAGAGCTTAATGGCGTGATGTTGGCAGACATGCCTTGGATCTTTGACCAAGAAGACCCGCTAAGAGCCACAGTCGAGCTACAATGGCCCAATAGTAGTAGCTCTTGGCTACGGCTATTTGCACTGGGTTATGATGCGCTAAGTTTACTCCCTCGCCTGCCAGAGCTCAGCACTCAAGGTGGTGCTGTGCCTGGTTTAACCGGTGATCTTAGCGTTAATGAACAAGGGGTCATTGAGCGGCGCTTACAATGGATGGAGTATCAGGATGGCGACTGGCAAATCGAAGGCATGGCAGCACCTGATGCAGCAGGGGAAGACTTTAGCCTCGACCCTGAGCTGGAAGCTGAACTTAAAGAAGAGCTCAAACAAAACGCCAGATAA
- the ftsL gene encoding cell division protein FtsL, with amino-acid sequence MRSARVNLAKEIGQDLLRYKWLLLLAAITIGSALIVIVITQGTRQLTSEYNELMAEQDRLDIEWRHLLLEQNTLMEHSRIELLARDKLGMKRPAPAEEKLVVQQ; translated from the coding sequence GTGAGAAGCGCTAGAGTGAATCTTGCCAAAGAAATTGGCCAAGACTTATTACGCTATAAATGGCTGTTATTATTAGCCGCTATTACCATTGGCTCGGCACTCATCGTGATTGTGATCACTCAAGGAACGCGCCAGCTCACCAGTGAATATAACGAGCTCATGGCTGAGCAAGACCGGCTGGATATTGAATGGCGTCATTTACTGTTAGAGCAAAACACACTAATGGAGCACAGCCGCATAGAGCTGCTAGCACGAGATAAACTGGGTATGAAACGACCTGCCCCGGCCGAGGAAAAACTGGTGGTGCAACAATGA
- a CDS encoding YraN family protein has product MQQGKTLASTLSWKLNLKKSSNKTPDKRHRLPSSQEVGDEFEHQAEQFLLAQGLVLIQRNYWCKLGEIDLIMASGDTLVFIEVRYRRQADFGGALASITPAKQQKLRRAALNYMQAQRLNEAAQACRFDVIAFEGSALHWLENAF; this is encoded by the coding sequence ATGCAGCAGGGGAAGACTTTAGCCTCGACCCTGAGCTGGAAGCTGAACTTAAAGAAGAGCTCAAACAAAACGCCAGATAAGCGCCACCGCCTCCCATCTAGCCAAGAGGTAGGGGACGAATTTGAACACCAAGCTGAGCAGTTTTTATTAGCGCAAGGCTTGGTACTAATACAACGTAATTATTGGTGCAAGCTGGGCGAGATAGACCTAATTATGGCCAGTGGCGACACCTTAGTCTTTATTGAGGTGCGTTATCGTCGTCAAGCAGATTTTGGCGGCGCGCTGGCCTCAATTACGCCTGCGAAACAACAAAAACTGCGCCGCGCCGCCTTAAATTACATGCAAGCTCAGCGTCTCAATGAGGCCGCTCAAGCTTGTCGCTTTGATGTGATCGCCTTTGAAGGCTCTGCACTTCATTGGCTAGAAAACGCCTTTTAA
- a CDS encoding penicillin-binding transpeptidase domain-containing protein, with protein sequence MRRRKQAKKEPLLTSWRFLTVCAFIVVAFASLFARAAWIQVVSPDRLRMEGDMRSLRTAVTSTTRGMVMDRNGEELAVSVPVQAVWADPKQVHGEQSLKKEQAWQALADVLGVPREKLLKQVENPKRRFVYLQRQVTPAVAEYIRKLRLPGVHLRPEERRFYPTGEINAHMVGMTNIDGNGIEGIERSYNDWLTAQAGERRVRKDRTGRIIEDLGVVSEARQANNIQLSIDQRIQALAYRSLKRASEYYRATSASLVLIDVKSGEVLSMVNSPSFNPNNRGQYQSFRARNRAATDAYEPGSTLKPLIVVSALENGVVNANSIIDTSPGWMRLGGKRVSDTRNLGPISVETVLMRSSNMGMVRMALQETPEQLIDTLYRFGLGIDSGTGLVGESPGLVPQRRRWSDIEKATLSFGYGLTVTPLQLAQAYAVIANGGVRFPLSILKREQPPKGEQVIPKQHADSVLKMLEAVVGPGGTAGNAAIPGYRVGGKTGTSRKAIAGGYGNDYVGLFAGVAPISDPRLAMVVVMNEPQGDQYYGGQVAAPVFAEVMSGALQLMNIRPDGAKDEQFNLAGQEAKRVPHT encoded by the coding sequence ATGAGACGGCGCAAGCAAGCTAAAAAAGAGCCGCTTTTAACGAGCTGGCGCTTCCTAACCGTCTGTGCCTTTATTGTGGTGGCGTTTGCCTCCTTATTTGCTCGCGCAGCTTGGATACAAGTGGTGTCGCCGGATCGGTTGCGCATGGAGGGCGATATGCGCTCCTTGCGCACCGCCGTAACCAGCACTACGCGCGGCATGGTAATGGATAGGAACGGGGAAGAGTTAGCGGTATCGGTACCGGTACAAGCGGTATGGGCAGATCCTAAACAAGTGCATGGTGAGCAGAGTTTAAAAAAAGAACAAGCTTGGCAGGCGCTAGCGGATGTATTGGGCGTGCCACGAGAAAAATTACTGAAACAGGTAGAAAACCCTAAGCGTCGCTTTGTTTATTTACAGCGCCAAGTTACGCCAGCGGTGGCAGAATACATTAGAAAATTGCGTCTACCTGGGGTTCACCTGCGCCCCGAAGAACGGCGCTTTTATCCCACTGGGGAAATTAATGCCCATATGGTGGGCATGACCAATATCGATGGTAACGGCATAGAAGGCATTGAGCGCAGTTACAATGACTGGCTAACGGCACAAGCGGGCGAGCGTCGCGTTCGCAAAGATAGAACAGGGCGCATTATTGAAGACTTAGGCGTGGTGTCAGAAGCGCGCCAAGCCAATAATATTCAGCTGAGTATTGATCAACGCATCCAAGCCTTAGCCTATCGCTCGCTAAAGCGTGCCAGTGAGTATTACCGTGCCACTTCTGCCTCTCTGGTATTAATTGATGTAAAAAGCGGCGAAGTCTTGTCCATGGTCAATAGCCCGTCATTTAATCCTAATAACCGTGGCCAGTATCAAAGTTTTCGCGCGCGTAATCGCGCGGCGACCGATGCTTATGAGCCCGGCTCTACTTTAAAGCCGCTCATTGTAGTGAGTGCCTTAGAAAACGGCGTGGTCAATGCTAATTCTATTATTGATACCAGTCCGGGCTGGATGCGCCTTGGCGGCAAGCGGGTGTCAGATACGCGCAACTTAGGCCCAATTAGCGTAGAAACGGTGTTAATGCGCTCTTCTAATATGGGCATGGTACGAATGGCATTACAAGAAACGCCAGAACAGTTAATCGACACCTTATATCGCTTTGGGTTGGGAATTGACTCGGGTACCGGTCTGGTGGGCGAAAGCCCAGGCTTAGTGCCGCAGCGTCGTCGCTGGTCAGATATTGAAAAAGCCACCTTATCCTTTGGTTATGGCTTAACAGTAACGCCCTTACAGCTAGCGCAAGCGTACGCCGTTATCGCCAACGGTGGCGTGCGGTTTCCACTCAGTATTCTTAAGCGAGAACAACCCCCTAAGGGGGAGCAGGTTATCCCTAAACAGCACGCCGACTCAGTACTCAAGATGTTAGAAGCTGTGGTAGGCCCGGGCGGGACTGCAGGGAACGCCGCTATTCCGGGCTATCGTGTGGGTGGCAAAACGGGTACCTCGCGCAAAGCTATCGCCGGCGGTTATGGTAACGATTACGTAGGCTTATTTGCCGGCGTGGCGCCCATTAGTGATCCGCGACTGGCTATGGTGGTAGTGATGAATGAGCCACAAGGTGATCAATATTATGGTGGGCAAGTGGCGGCGCCGGTGTTTGCTGAGGTGATGAGTGGCGCGCTGCAATTAATGAATATTCGCCCCGATGGTGCCAAAGATGAACAATTTAACTTAGCAGGTCAGGAGGCAAAACGTGTCCCTCACACTTAG
- the rsmI gene encoding 16S rRNA (cytidine(1402)-2'-O)-methyltransferase, with amino-acid sequence MSQAAALYIVPTPIGNLNDISQRALDTLQEVDLIACEDTRHTAKLLSHYQINTSTWALHDHNEQYKSEQLVARLLDGQRIALVSDAGTPLISDPGYHLVNRCREAGIQVIALPGPCAAITALSAAGLPTDRFAFEGFLPAKEKARLDKIEQLKEEGRTLIFYESPRRLIDSVAALVAVLGDDRQVVVAREVTKTFESIHSLPAAEMLTWLKQDSNRSRGEIVLMVAGYRASVEDELAAPVLRTLRLLCSELPLKKAAALTAEIHGSKKNALYKYGLENGL; translated from the coding sequence ATGAGCCAAGCCGCTGCACTTTATATAGTGCCAACCCCTATCGGAAATTTGAATGATATCAGCCAGCGTGCACTGGATACATTACAAGAGGTTGATTTAATAGCCTGTGAAGATACCCGTCATACGGCCAAACTGCTATCTCATTACCAGATTAATACCTCCACTTGGGCCTTGCACGATCATAATGAACAATATAAATCCGAACAGCTAGTGGCGCGGCTCTTGGATGGACAACGTATCGCCTTAGTCTCAGACGCGGGTACGCCGCTGATCAGTGATCCTGGTTATCACTTGGTCAATCGGTGTCGTGAAGCGGGCATTCAAGTCATCGCACTGCCTGGTCCTTGTGCGGCGATCACGGCGTTATCTGCTGCAGGCTTACCCACAGATCGCTTTGCTTTTGAAGGCTTTCTACCCGCTAAAGAAAAAGCGCGGCTAGATAAAATTGAACAATTAAAAGAAGAAGGCCGCACCTTAATTTTTTATGAGTCGCCGCGACGCTTAATTGATAGTGTGGCCGCACTAGTAGCGGTGTTGGGCGACGACCGCCAAGTGGTGGTGGCCCGAGAAGTGACGAAAACCTTTGAGTCTATTCACAGCTTACCCGCTGCTGAAATGCTGACATGGCTTAAGCAAGACAGTAACCGTAGTCGTGGAGAAATTGTCTTGATGGTCGCCGGCTATCGAGCCAGCGTTGAAGATGAGTTAGCAGCTCCTGTGCTGCGCACGCTGCGTTTATTGTGTAGTGAGCTGCCGTTAAAGAAAGCCGCCGCGCTCACCGCCGAGATCCATGGCTCAAAGAAGAATGCATTATATAAGTACGGACTAGAGAACGGGCTTTAA
- a CDS encoding cytochrome c1 yields the protein MKKLIIAVLALLPAVAFASGAAKLDKANYDLSDQASLQNGAKLFMNYCAGCHSTQYQRYNRVAEDLGIPEEVMQANLNFTGVAIGDLMKNSIPEKDAAEWFGAPPPDLTLVARVRGTDWLYTYLRSFYKDESRPFGVNNTVFPSVGMPHVLEPLQGATTVKLETRTIDGEEVEVPVGIEVAGNGELSPDEYDAAVLDIVNFLAYSADPVKLERHRMGYWVLGFLVIFFIFGYLLKKEYWRDVH from the coding sequence ATGAAGAAGTTAATCATTGCTGTACTCGCCTTGCTGCCTGCCGTGGCTTTTGCCTCAGGGGCGGCTAAGCTAGACAAAGCGAATTATGACTTGAGTGACCAAGCCTCATTACAAAATGGCGCTAAGTTATTCATGAACTACTGTGCAGGTTGCCATAGTACTCAGTATCAGCGCTATAATCGCGTGGCTGAAGACTTGGGTATTCCTGAAGAGGTGATGCAAGCCAACCTTAATTTTACCGGTGTTGCAATTGGGGATTTAATGAAAAACTCTATCCCTGAAAAAGATGCAGCCGAATGGTTTGGTGCACCACCGCCGGATTTAACACTGGTAGCACGCGTGCGTGGTACTGACTGGTTATATACCTATTTGCGCTCTTTCTATAAAGACGAAAGTCGCCCATTTGGTGTGAATAACACAGTGTTTCCTTCGGTAGGTATGCCTCATGTCTTGGAACCTTTACAAGGCGCAACCACGGTTAAATTGGAAACTCGCACCATTGATGGTGAAGAAGTAGAAGTACCAGTTGGGATTGAAGTGGCCGGCAACGGTGAACTGAGTCCTGATGAATATGATGCCGCTGTGTTAGACATAGTGAATTTCTTAGCTTATTCTGCTGATCCGGTTAAGTTAGAACGTCATCGTATGGGTTACTGGGTACTGGGCTTTTTAGTTATCTTCTTTATCTTCGGTTACCTGTTGAAGAAAGAATACTGGCGTGACGTACACTGA
- the rsmH gene encoding 16S rRNA (cytosine(1402)-N(4))-methyltransferase RsmH: MSQQHTHITVLLHEAVAGLDIKPDGIYVDGTFGRGGHSRHILSQLGPNGRLFAIDRDPQAIAEAATITDPRFKILHGPFSQLASMMAELGLTKKIDGVLLDLGVSSPQLDEAERGFSFQKDGPLDMRMDTTTGQSAAQWLAEASEDDITWVLKNYGEEKFARKIARAIVFDRATEPYTRTRALAQMIARVSPSKDKHKHAATRSFQAIRIHINGELEEIGQALAGALEVLAPQGRLSVISFHSLEDRIVKRFIRKHEQGPELPPGLPLTEAQLSTGRLLKSLGKAQKPTREEVAANPRSRSSVLRVAKRLDNEQ, translated from the coding sequence ATGAGCCAACAACACACACATATTACGGTTTTGCTACACGAAGCGGTGGCTGGCTTAGACATTAAACCTGATGGTATTTACGTAGATGGCACCTTTGGCCGCGGTGGCCATTCTCGCCACATCCTCTCTCAATTAGGTCCAAATGGGCGCTTATTCGCCATTGACCGCGACCCGCAAGCCATAGCTGAAGCCGCCACTATTACTGACCCGCGTTTTAAAATTCTCCATGGTCCTTTTTCTCAGCTGGCGAGCATGATGGCCGAGCTGGGCTTAACGAAAAAGATTGACGGCGTTCTGTTGGACTTAGGCGTTTCTTCTCCACAGTTAGATGAAGCAGAGCGGGGCTTTAGCTTTCAAAAAGATGGTCCGCTAGATATGCGCATGGACACGACCACGGGGCAAAGTGCGGCACAATGGTTAGCCGAGGCCAGCGAAGATGATATTACGTGGGTATTAAAAAATTACGGTGAAGAAAAATTTGCTCGTAAAATTGCCCGCGCTATTGTCTTTGATCGCGCGACTGAACCCTATACTCGCACGCGAGCTCTGGCACAAATGATAGCGCGCGTCAGCCCCAGTAAAGATAAACACAAACATGCGGCTACGCGAAGTTTTCAAGCGATCCGTATTCATATTAATGGTGAGCTCGAGGAGATTGGACAAGCACTGGCCGGCGCACTGGAAGTATTAGCGCCCCAGGGGCGCTTATCGGTGATTAGTTTTCACTCCTTAGAAGATCGCATCGTCAAGCGCTTTATTCGCAAGCACGAACAAGGCCCAGAGCTCCCTCCTGGATTACCGCTCACCGAAGCTCAATTATCGACAGGGCGCTTATTAAAAAGCCTCGGTAAAGCGCAAAAGCCGACTCGTGAAGAAGTGGCCGCTAACCCTCGCTCTCGTAGCTCAGTACTGCGGGTGGCAAAGCGCTTGGATAATGAGCAGTGA